A segment of the Trifolium pratense cultivar HEN17-A07 linkage group LG7, ARS_RC_1.1, whole genome shotgun sequence genome:
TGTGTTTGGGAGTTACTTTTGTCGTCCTACTGATTACTCAAACAATGTTCGCTACTTAGTAGCGGAAGgattttttccccaaaatttctgattttaacacatccgctacttaagtaacggatgtgtaaaaatagggcgcgcaaAGTAGGATGACAAAAATAGCTTCGTATAACCGTATGTGTTTTGGTTCACTCTAATGCTTTCTATTAGTTTGCATCTCTCAATCTAACAGTATCAATCAATCATTCAAACTCCTTcagtaattattatattttttaataactattatttttattaaaaatattgacgtgaatagataaaaaaaaatagtacataaaTTTAGCTCAAAGCAACATCACATTATATCTGTAACACATTCTACTTATTTAACTTAGGGtcataagggcacatgttaagctacctaaaaatagaaatatagcatttaatgatacaaagaatttaatgtttagataattgaatacaccacaagttcaataaatcttttccacatttatcttcttaacatgtgcccttaagggcacaagttaacattctcctttaacTTAATATTGAAATTCTAGTCCATAGACTAGTATTTgatgagaataaaaaataaaaatgccaCTATTTtgtaaaaacatttttatatcAGCCACtcactcacttttttttttgctctcttttctatttttttttttttttttttgtgtcaattcacccttgaattaataaaaaatgagagaaaactgCACAATTAATCGGAGAGATCCAAATcctttttaatataataatttaccTTAAGGGTTAACTATATTTTTGTCTCTGATATCCTTTTAACATATtaattattactttattttcatttgaattttcCATTGAATATTATGAAGACTatcataatattttaaaaattataaagtattgatttttttttaccactagTATTTGGTCCATTAGATCGTCTAATTTAGTTCGGAAATCAGTTTGATTTTAGCTCATTTCTCATCGCAGTTACAGAGGATCGAACGATAATTCTTTCAACCAAATTTAGTGTCAATCACCCTTAAACCAACTAAAGCATTGGTTCTTTGTTTTGAcatatagataaataaaacattGCTTTTCGGTTCATTATTAAAAGGTCTCGAACTAAAAATTCATTCAGAAGATCCGTTTATTGAATGAGAATTAAAATTTCTTGACCAAAATCCTATTCTCGCACTATCTGTTAGTATCTTCAATTGTACTCAAGCTGATCGGAATTGAATATTCATACTTCATACTGTACTGTACATATACGTTTCAAACTCTGTTTTGGTTTTCAAACATAGTAGCCGTGTTACAATACAACTCACATCACAAGGTGTGAAtaagcttatcaaaaaaaaaaaaaaaaaaacaaggtgtgaataaagtaaaataaaataactctCGTAAACTTAGTTCAATTGAcagagacattgcattatatttaTATGTGTAAGGGGTGGAGTTGAAACCTCATTCATCTGACTTATTCGCTTTAAGAATGAAATTTCTAGTAATtaaactacttaacaaaaataaataaataaaataagatattcTTGTAAATATAGTTCAGTTGATAACTATCAAccacattattaaaaaaattaaagaatatGCACATGCAGTCTAAAATGTGATTACACAGACGAACAATAACATTccattattttgccatgtcaatattttaaattaaaattaaaaataaaaataaaaaactgaaattGATAGCAATTAGCATCTGCAATTGAATCGTGTGTAAATACCTTTCAATTAACACATCGACACCCATGATTCTTCACCATCCTCAAACTACAGTGCACCCATAATTCTTCATCTTTCTCATGCTAATTTTACAACCAACAACAATATATAGGTTTGGTATAATGGTGAGTaatttgggtagtatgtatGAAGTCATAAGTTTGGTTCTTGTGAGCTCaaatataaaccaaaaaaaaaaataaaaaaagtaattaatattatattaaaaatgtcgtaatccgaaaaaaaaaaacaaaaaattgaaaatgtcaaattattttaggatggagggagtatagaATAATGATGGGTGTGTATCCTGTATTTTGGGAGAGGGAATCAGATTATGTGGAACAATATCCAGTCGATTCATGAAAAGATGGGGACTGGCCTtcaatttagtaaaaatatggTACATTACACAATTTGCTTTCAATGTAATTAAAAATCAATACCTGGCCTGAAAGTGATCTTCAATTTGCTTTCTTTCAACCATCAAAGAAGTGTTTGAAATTTCAAACCCGTGGATGTAAGTAACTGGACTAATTGGCATGTGTCTGACTTTAGGATATTTGATCAAGAAAATAAGAAAGGAAAACGTTGAAATCTCAATGGTGCGAATAAGtgagcatatttttttttttagtaaactaAATGTATCGACATAAGTGAAAGTCGTTTAAGGGTTGACATCcctaacaaatatttttatatacgaACCGGTTTGGGGATTAAACTCATGACCAAATGATTAAGGGGTTCAAATATTTACTACTTGTATCACACTAGCTAATAGATGCACATAAAATATTACAAAcgataaaaattcaaattattttattctttaaacAACTTGAGAGATGCAGAATTCTACAATGATTTTATTTCTAAGCATTTATCCTCCATTTTGCAATTCTGCACTTTTCGTCCATGAGAAATTCTACATTGCATTATTGGGACTTTAATAATTGTTAGTGTGTTTTTTTTGTCGAGCagtttaatggttaaaaatttTACCTAAAGGCGGATAAGCGAAGTGTCAGGGTTGGAACCCGGCTCGTGTATATAACACGATATCcataccaactgaactaaaGTCACggtacatacatacatatatatatatatatatatattggtagtaataataataatatgacagaacttattggattagaatgagattatttgttagagatttgtttgtttgtttgatgaggataaagaggaagatattgttgtttgagagattatgtgagaaaatatagggatacgaattaccttcttgaaaatttagttgagaaatataacataaatttagtaaaaaatgttttttttttaaataaatactacGAAAATTAGTGGGTCGGGCCATGTCGGCTTTTGCTTATTGGGCCGGACTAAGCGGGTCAGACCGGCCCCTTTATTTAACCGGGCCCCTCCAGGCTGGGTCAGGCCGGACCGGGCCggcccctttgacagctctagatGTAAATAATGTAATCCATACAAGTATGCTCATTTAATGAGATTCTTGCGAGTTAGGTTTACGTACTTGTTCCCATTGAAGTTCTACTTCTACATACATATTGTTAAGaagaaattttacataaataaatatgaagagTATATTAGTACCCCAAAAAAATCAAGATATTATAATTCAGCTATTAGATGGATTAATTCTAGCATCTAGAAATATAATTTGGTAACGAATATGTGAGTCATTTGATAACCAAAACATCGTCGTACAAGTTTCGAGTCTTTCAACACAACACAATCactgaaaaatttaattatttgacaaaaaatcacatattttttaaagttattttgccTATAACCGTGTATAATaatcacaatttaaaatttattctaaaGTTATGAAACATATGTTCTTctgcaataaaataaaagaatcccatttttttcataaaatttgttttgtataataataactaaaacttccatttttattattattagttttgtaTAGGACCATTGTCGGCGTCGTGACAGCACAGCAGTTCCATGCCATAAGCTAAGGTTAAAGGAGACAACTTATTGAACAAGCAAGAGAAGAGTCAACAAAATGTGCTGCTACAGTGTTATATATATCTGTAAGTAATCACTTATCCTAAACAATTTGTATCCACAGCAACAAAGAAAATGGCTTACTCCATAAAGCATTCATTCCTCTTGATTTCCACTCTCATGATTCTCAGACTCCAATTCTCTTCTGCCATTAAAGGTGGCTATTGGTATTCTGATAGTGGCCTTGCAGCTTCTGATATTAATCCCTCTTATTTCACTCACTTGTTCTGTGCATTTGCTGACCTTGATGCTACTACCTATCAAGTCACCATTTCTCCTGCAAACGCAGCTAGATTCTCGACTTTCACTCAAACTGTCCAAGCAAAGAGTAGTTCAGTGAAAACCCTTTTATCAATTGGTGGTGGGGGTGGTTCTGCTTTGGCacaaaatttttccaaaatGGCTAGTCAGGCCAGTCGCCGAAAATCGTTCATAGATTCTTCAATCCAACTAGCCAGAAATAACAACTTTCATGGCCTTGATCTTGACTGGGAGTATCCATCCTCAGACACAGACAAGACCAACTTTGGTTCACTCATCAAGGAGTGGAGAGCTGCCGTGGCCGCAGAGTCTAGAAGTTCTGGCAAGCCAGCACTTCTGCTATCTGCTGCAGTCGGTGGCTCTGATCAGATCACTCCATTGAAGTACTACCCAGGTCCGGATATTGCAAACAACTTGGATTGGATCAATGTAATGACTTATGACCTTTTCACCTCAGATGGTAATCCAACCGTGACACAAGCACCCGCTCCTTTGAAAAATCCAACAGGCCAATTCAGTGCAGATGAAGGTATCACTAAATGGATTGGGTTAGGAGTGCCAAAAAGCAAGATAGCATTGGGTTTACCTTTCTATGGTTTCAAGTGGGCTTTGTCAGATCCTAATAACCATCGAATTTTCTCGAAAGCTACACAGGGACTTGGGGTAGTGAAGTATAAGGATATAAAAAACGCCGGGGCGCAGATTGTTTACAATTCCACATATACTACTACTTACGCCTTCAAAGGGACAGATTGGTATGGATATGATGACACTCAGAGTACAGCTAACAAGGTTTCTTATGCCAAGCAAAATGgattgtttggatattttgcTTGGCATATTGAACAAGATAGCAACTGGGCACTTTCTGATGCAGGTTAGTACATGGATTCTCCTAATTAAACATAGCTTCGTCGCACTTATTATTTATCTTTTAGAATACTATGTTTGTGTATATATAGCTATTAATTAATCATGCGAATACATCTAATATTGTGAAAATCAATTAGGATTAAAAACCCTCtaattttgttagttttttgAAAGGCTCGCTTCATATTTTGCTATAGGTCTATAGATTTGTTGTGCCGGCCCTGAATATCTTTAGGGATTAGTCATCCGGCTACTGAATGTGCCAATACTTGGGTCTATTccgagataaaaaaaaataaaaaaaacagataGACAAAAAGCATACCCTTAGACTTTTAACACTTATTCTTAATGGTATGTTAAACTATCTAATAGTGGTAAAAATTTACTGTATTTTTTGCAGCTTCTCGATCATGGGGGGCCTAGTAATGGATTGTAGACAGAGATGCTGCAAACTGAAGAGGGAACAAAGGTTTTGAGTTATCTACATTATAGTAAAGTTATGACCTTTCTAGTTTCCATTCTCtcatgtaataataaaaaataagaataagataTCGAAGGATCTATAGTTATAAAAGAAAGAACTCTTACTTGGCTTCTCTTGATCTAATAAATAAGGAGACTCTTACTGCAATGATTTTAGCTTCATAGACAAAGGAATCTTATATGTGGATTATGAATAGAATTACTAGTAGTTATATTTTACcataaacaaatttcatatcatCACATTATCAAAATACTATCAAGAATCTAATTTATCATTTCCTTCTTTTCTATCTCTTAATGGTTTCAACAAAGTATCAAAATTTGCTGCTAGTTTATTAGCTTACCAATTACCAGAATCAGACATTTGCACTTCATTCATTTTTGACATGTTGCAACATAGGATCAGCAAGAACAAAGCCTAATGATACAACCAACGCCACCACGTAACCAGCTACTGTTCCATAACGTACAGACATAGGCCATTCCTACAAATTAAGATGAATACATTATTAGTTATAACTGGAAACCTTCCACAATTGAATCAGATTAAATGTGTGTTCTAGACTTGATGATGGCTAACATGAATTCTTCTTCTGTTAGATGTTAACATCTAATAGAAGAATTGATGTGATTTTGTTCTAACATGAAAAAGATTAATCAATAGTAATAATCAATAGACAACAAAAGTATTAGATTTCCATAAATGATCAATTTTACAAACCggaaaaaaaagggaaaaagaatAACAggccatgtttggataaacatctGAATTAAGTGCTTATGGCATAaacgcttatcatataagttattatgtataagttatttctataacaaaagataaattaaagtCAAGTTGTTTTATATAAGATAtcagttgttttcataagctattcttGAAAGCTTATatatgtcataagttgtttccataagttcTCTCAAACAGTATAACAAGTACTACATTTATTTcggtagataagctcaaaaaaGTTAATCTTAACAAGTCTTTGATCCTTTATCGtatcaataattaataatgaCCTTAATCCTGTGCAGACGAAAAAATCAGTACTCTAAATAAACTCATTTCACTTACTGAAAGGTAACAAAGCAATGCCATTCATTTTCTTCATACTCACCACAACAGGGACATTTAGTATCACATTGAACACCTTTGCTGCTCAATCTAGCTCGCACAGGGAGACACCGCGAAGCACTCGCCAA
Coding sequences within it:
- the LOC123893673 gene encoding class V chitinase-like yields the protein MAYSIKHSFLLISTLMILRLQFSSAIKGGYWYSDSGLAASDINPSYFTHLFCAFADLDATTYQVTISPANAARFSTFTQTVQAKSSSVKTLLSIGGGGGSALAQNFSKMASQASRRKSFIDSSIQLARNNNFHGLDLDWEYPSSDTDKTNFGSLIKEWRAAVAAESRSSGKPALLLSAAVGGSDQITPLKYYPGPDIANNLDWINVMTYDLFTSDGNPTVTQAPAPLKNPTGQFSADEGITKWIGLGVPKSKIALGLPFYGFKWALSDPNNHRIFSKATQGLGVVKYKDIKNAGAQIVYNSTYTTTYAFKGTDWYGYDDTQSTANKVSYAKQNGLFGYFAWHIEQDSNWALSDAASRSWGA